In one Musa acuminata AAA Group cultivar baxijiao chromosome BXJ2-5, Cavendish_Baxijiao_AAA, whole genome shotgun sequence genomic region, the following are encoded:
- the LOC103983616 gene encoding ninja-family protein 1-like, with protein sequence MEEEVAARVTCCPRDFLRRFGGGGREELAEAKMGELSEAELSLGLSLGGCSGMEPEERCFLRSSSIDTLSAFPPRATAPLARTCSLPADSEEEQRKRKELQSLKRLEAKRKRSEKRRSKAGTTDGKDEILEEEMGHPAVGEATDGVVPPLLPTLARKARAQMVDVTPETQVSVGSQGSGCSGCVSDFDCPPKHGFGVAGKNHHRDVRSQSAMNPTTSLIRKRVTFGEEEDDRPRKSAGHGTAKGVTRDMMRDMPCVSTRGDGPSGRRIEGFLYKYREGEEVRIVCVCHGRFLTPAEFVKHGGGGDVAHPLRHIVVNPSPSALLQ encoded by the exons ATGGAGGAAGAGGTTGCGGCTCGGGTAACGTGCTGCCCGAGGGATTTCTTGAGGCGCTTCGGCGGTGGTGGCCGGGAGGAGCTGGCGGAGGCCAAGATGGGGGAGCTCAGCGAGGCTGAGCTCAGCCTCGGCCTCTCCTTGGGCGGGTGCTCCGGGATGGAGCCGGAGGAGAGGTGCTTCCTTCGGTCGTCGTCGATCGACACGCTCTCCGCGTTTCCGCCCCGCGCCACGGCGCCTCTCGCGAGGACGTGCTCGCTGCCGGCGGACTCCGAGGAGgaacagaggaagaggaaggagctgCAGAGCCTGAAGAGGCTGGAGGCGAAGAGGAAGAGGTCGGAGAAGAGGAGATCGAAAGCCGGGACGACGGACGGCAAAGATGAGATTTTGGAGGAGGAGATGGGCCACCCAGCTGTGGGTGAGGCGACCGACGGCGTGGTTCCTCCCCTGCTGCCGACGTTGGCGAGGAAGGCCAGAGCTCAGATGGTTGATGTCACACCGGAAACCCAAGTCTCCGTCGGGTCTCAGGGCAGTGGCTGCTCCGGCTGCGTCTCCGACTTCGATTGCCCACCGAAGCACG GGTTCGGCGTCGCCGGAAAGAACCACCACCGGGATGTCAGGAGCCAATCGGCGATGAATCCCACCACGTCACTGATCAGGAAACGTGTCACGTTCGGCGAGGAGGAGGATGACAGACCACGCAAGTCTGCTGGCCATGGTACGGCAAAAGGAGTCACGAGGGACATGATGCGAGACATGCCGTGCGTCTCCACCAGAGGAGATGGGCCGAGCGGGAGAAGGATAGAAGGGTTCCTCTACAAGTACAGGGAAGGGGAGGAAGTGAGGATTGTGTGCGTGTGTCATGGCAGATTCCTCACTCCCGCCGAGTTCGTGAAGCACGGCGGAGGTGGAGACGTGGCTCACCCGCTCCGGCACATTGTGGTCAACCCCTCTCCCTCGGCATTGCTGCAATGA
- the LOC135583238 gene encoding uncharacterized protein LOC135583238 produces the protein MASAVKSLVRSFKRYFKKPWEITGPCSDPEYRSALPMATEYRRFCPATAPAKACIPTCEPETVFDIKYYTRDRRRNRPPVRRTVIRKADVERIMTAKTFGPDDFPKVYLTERVEEDYDARGGGYQK, from the coding sequence ATGGCGTCCGCTGTCAAATCCCTCGTGCGATCGTTCAAGAGGTACTTTAAGAAGCCATGGGAGATCACCGGGCCCTGCTCCGATCCCGAGTACCGGAGCGCCCTCCCCATGGCCACCGAGTACCGCCGCTTCTGCCCCGCCACCGCTCCCGCCAAGGCCTGCATCCCTACCTGCGAGCCCGAGACCGTGTTCGATATCAAGTACTACACGCGTGATCGCCGCCGTAACCGCCCCCCCGTCCGCCGGACCGTCATTAGGAAGGCCGACGTTGAGCGGATCATGACCGCCAAGACCTTCGGTCCCGACGATTTCCCCAAGGTCTACCTCACAGAAAGGGTGGAGGAGGACTACGACGCTCGCGGCGGCGGGTACCAGAAATAA